The Chengkuizengella sediminis genome includes a region encoding these proteins:
- the glaH gene encoding glutarate dioxygenase GlaH, whose product MIKESLKLFIGKYDTFEVKEHSDHKRLYHIEMNHERLNTFLSENQDVNVQQLEYVPYMRLVIAQSLQSVLGETFSKIIRNILHDRKSGGFTMGMQLQTLEHEQYVLFATALTHLLGGVNFDDMSGKYYARFTVKDTDNSDSYLRQAYRLFTLHTDGTFFDEPTDWLLMMKFAEENAIGGESRLLHLDDWEDLEKFSKHALATCRLEYKAPSSKNVQQSVYNQTFYEKNGKPCVCFIDQFVYPATLEQAAYLKDLSESMENSAATVALPLPVGDLVMVNNTFWLHGRAAFEKNPNLHRELMRIRGYFAGV is encoded by the coding sequence ATGATTAAAGAAAGTTTAAAACTATTTATAGGAAAGTATGATACTTTTGAAGTAAAGGAGCATTCTGATCATAAACGTTTATATCATATTGAAATGAATCATGAGCGATTAAATACCTTTTTATCAGAAAATCAAGATGTGAATGTTCAGCAACTTGAATATGTTCCATATATGAGGTTAGTTATAGCACAATCTTTGCAAAGTGTGTTAGGTGAAACCTTTTCAAAAATAATTCGCAATATTTTACATGATCGTAAATCAGGTGGCTTTACAATGGGCATGCAGCTGCAGACACTGGAACATGAACAGTATGTTTTATTTGCAACAGCGCTTACGCATTTGTTAGGTGGAGTTAACTTTGATGATATGTCAGGTAAGTATTATGCACGATTTACAGTTAAAGATACCGACAATAGTGATTCATATTTACGACAAGCTTATAGACTTTTTACTCTTCACACAGATGGAACATTTTTTGATGAACCTACAGATTGGCTATTAATGATGAAGTTTGCCGAAGAAAATGCTATAGGAGGGGAATCTCGTTTATTACATTTAGATGATTGGGAAGATCTTGAGAAGTTTTCAAAACATGCGTTAGCAACATGTCGGTTAGAATACAAAGCTCCATCTAGTAAAAATGTACAACAATCGGTATATAACCAAACTTTTTATGAGAAAAATGGAAAACCATGTGTCTGTTTTATTGATCAATTTGTTTACCCTGCTACGTTGGAGCAAGCTGCTTATTTAAAGGACTTGTCTGAATCTATGGAGAATAGTGCAGCTACAGTTGCTTTGCCACTTCCAGTTGGTGACCTAGTCATGGTTAATAATACATTTTGGCTTCATGGAAGGGCAGCCTTTGAAAAAAATCCAAATTTACATCGTGAGTTAATGAGAATAAGAGGTTATTTTGCAGGAGTGTAA
- a CDS encoding class I SAM-dependent methyltransferase gives MGHWHEQAQHIWGQKANDWNESSQNMWEEGSRKTIIPFLKKYMTKGSYIADIGCGDGYGSYKLMRENYRVIGMDISREMIEIANKRSIDDQLTFLQADAVKLPFAKYTFDGVMSINCIEWTENPRETLLEFQRVLKPNGMLCIGILGPTAHPRQHSFSRLYGENVICNTMMPWEFGRLAQESGWEILDGHGVYKKGVKEELIKGLSSELKQSLTFMWVFILVNKYQQKKD, from the coding sequence ATGGGACATTGGCATGAGCAAGCACAACATATATGGGGTCAAAAGGCGAACGATTGGAATGAAAGTAGTCAGAATATGTGGGAAGAAGGAAGTCGGAAAACGATCATTCCATTTTTAAAAAAATATATGACAAAAGGGAGCTATATTGCAGACATTGGCTGTGGCGATGGGTATGGCTCTTATAAATTAATGAGAGAAAACTATAGAGTTATTGGTATGGATATTTCTCGGGAAATGATCGAGATTGCCAACAAACGAAGTATAGATGATCAACTCACATTTCTTCAAGCAGATGCAGTTAAACTTCCTTTTGCAAAGTATACATTTGATGGTGTGATGTCTATAAATTGCATCGAATGGACAGAGAACCCTAGAGAAACACTATTAGAATTTCAAAGAGTTTTAAAGCCGAATGGAATGTTATGTATTGGTATTTTAGGACCTACCGCACATCCAAGGCAGCATAGCTTCTCAAGATTGTATGGAGAAAATGTGATTTGCAATACAATGATGCCGTGGGAATTTGGTAGGCTAGCTCAAGAAAGCGGTTGGGAAATACTTGATGGACATGGTGTATATAAAAAAGGGGTTAAAGAAGAATTAATTAAAGGCTTATCAAGTGAATTAAAGCAATCCCTTACATTCATGTGGGTGTTTATACTGGTAAATAAATACCAACAAAAAAAGGATTGA
- a CDS encoding DUF3870 domain-containing protein, with protein MNKTVMLAGHAKLPQGMAASELHQTLTVTIEADKKYWVIIDASCTLATGHAQHFFGQLLKGYSLLEGTEPIIHRIEEHYYGKAQSALISAVKDAHKQYLYITKQSK; from the coding sequence ATGAACAAAACAGTCATGTTAGCAGGTCATGCAAAATTGCCACAAGGAATGGCAGCAAGTGAATTGCATCAAACGTTAACTGTAACGATAGAAGCGGATAAAAAATATTGGGTGATTATAGATGCTTCCTGTACATTAGCTACGGGTCATGCACAGCATTTTTTTGGTCAGTTGTTAAAAGGATACAGCTTGTTGGAAGGGACTGAACCGATCATTCATCGAATTGAGGAACATTATTATGGAAAGGCACAATCTGCACTTATTTCTGCTGTGAAAGATGCTCATAAGCAATATCTATATATAACAAAACAATCTAAGTGA